One window of Sinorhizobium numidicum genomic DNA carries:
- a CDS encoding ferritin-like domain-containing protein, whose product MIRAMPSLFLPRRRLLQFGLGATLASTAGFTSVSHADEPDDLMDEDIFQFALNLEYMEAEYYLRGTTGKGIDDSDAGAEAGPVTGGKQVSFDTPAIGEFMREVAENELAHVRFYRKTLGDAAVPRPAIDFDAGFAAVAQAAGLGENFDPFGNEMNFVLGGMLFEDVGVTAYAGAATVLRNEDFLAAAAGILAVEAYHMGMARSTLYRMGEQAWKAANAISDARDKIDGSEDKDQGIQMEGKANIVPSTPDAIAFTRTPQEVLRIVYLTDQEGASKGGFYPNGMNGTIKST is encoded by the coding sequence ATGATCCGTGCAATGCCTTCACTTTTTCTCCCCCGCCGCCGCCTTTTGCAGTTTGGCCTCGGAGCGACGCTCGCGTCGACTGCGGGTTTCACTTCGGTCTCGCACGCGGACGAGCCGGATGACCTGATGGACGAGGACATATTCCAGTTTGCGCTCAACCTGGAGTACATGGAAGCCGAGTACTACCTGCGCGGCACGACCGGGAAAGGGATCGATGATTCTGATGCGGGTGCGGAAGCTGGACCGGTGACCGGAGGCAAGCAGGTTTCCTTCGATACGCCCGCTATCGGTGAGTTCATGCGCGAGGTGGCGGAAAACGAACTTGCCCACGTCAGGTTCTATCGCAAAACGCTTGGAGACGCAGCCGTGCCTCGGCCGGCCATCGATTTTGATGCGGGCTTTGCCGCAGTTGCACAAGCGGCAGGGCTAGGGGAGAACTTTGATCCCTTCGGCAACGAAATGAACTTCGTGCTCGGCGGCATGTTGTTCGAAGACGTGGGCGTCACTGCCTATGCCGGCGCCGCGACAGTTTTGAGGAACGAGGATTTTCTCGCCGCCGCCGCTGGAATTCTGGCGGTCGAGGCCTACCACATGGGAATGGCCCGATCTACGCTCTATAGAATGGGCGAGCAAGCCTGGAAGGCGGCAAACGCGATTTCCGATGCTCGCGACAAGATCGATGGTTCGGAAGACAAGGACCAAGGCATCCAGATGGAGGGCAAGGCCAACATCGTTCCTTCGACGCCGGATGCGATAGCCTTCACCCGGACTCCGCAAGAGGTGTTGCGCATCGTGTATCTCACCGATCAGGAAGGCGCGAGCAAAGGTGGCTTCTACCCCAACGGGATGAACGGCACGATCAAAAGCACCTGA
- a CDS encoding aldo/keto reductase → MLANDISAIRRRPLGRSGLSAGSIGLGCWAIGGYFTLNGKPDGWGEVNDEQSIRAIHLGLEMGASLIDTADAYGTGHSEEVIGRALSGRRGDAIVATKFGYTYDRAARALVSKDVSPAYIEQACAASLQRLGTDHIDLYQIHVGELSDDQADAAGETLEELTEKGAIRFWGWSTDNAAAAKRMVKFPHFVAVQQELNVFTDGPEMLTMCEGNNLASINRSPLAMGFLTGKFSAEARLPPNDVRAAGHSWVRFFEDGRPRADCLDRLAQVRELLQTGGRTLAQGALGWILARSPNTLPIPGFKTEAQVRENLATLEIGPLPRATMAEIDELLGNKVNQS, encoded by the coding sequence ATGCTTGCCAACGACATCTCCGCGATCAGGCGCAGACCATTGGGGCGCTCCGGCCTGTCAGCCGGATCCATCGGCTTAGGCTGTTGGGCGATTGGAGGCTACTTCACGCTCAACGGAAAGCCGGACGGCTGGGGAGAGGTCAACGACGAACAGTCGATCCGCGCCATTCATCTCGGGCTTGAGATGGGTGCTTCGCTGATCGACACGGCCGACGCGTATGGAACCGGCCACAGCGAAGAGGTGATTGGCCGCGCACTAAGCGGGCGAAGAGGGGACGCAATCGTCGCAACCAAGTTCGGATATACCTACGATCGCGCCGCCCGCGCCCTGGTCAGCAAGGATGTCAGCCCCGCCTACATCGAACAGGCCTGCGCGGCATCGCTTCAGCGTTTAGGCACCGACCATATCGACCTCTATCAAATCCACGTCGGGGAGCTTTCAGACGATCAGGCGGATGCGGCTGGCGAGACGCTCGAAGAGCTGACGGAGAAAGGTGCCATCCGTTTCTGGGGCTGGAGCACGGACAACGCCGCCGCGGCGAAGCGCATGGTGAAATTTCCACATTTCGTCGCGGTCCAGCAGGAGCTGAACGTCTTCACAGATGGGCCGGAGATGCTGACGATGTGCGAGGGCAACAATCTCGCGAGCATCAATCGATCTCCATTGGCAATGGGATTCCTGACCGGCAAGTTCAGTGCTGAAGCGCGACTGCCTCCAAACGACGTGCGCGCGGCTGGTCATAGCTGGGTGCGATTCTTTGAGGACGGGCGGCCGCGTGCTGATTGTCTCGATCGCCTCGCGCAGGTGCGGGAACTGCTCCAGACCGGCGGCAGGACTTTGGCTCAAGGCGCACTGGGATGGATTCTTGCCCGTTCACCCAACACCCTTCCTATACCCGGCTTCAAAACGGAGGCGCAGGTGCGAGAAAATCTAGCCACGCTGGAAATAGGGCCGTTACCGAGAGCTACGATGGCGGAAATCGATGAGCTTCTCGGTAACAAGGTCAATCAGAGCTGA